One window from the genome of Bdellovibrio sp. NC01 encodes:
- the groES gene encoding co-chaperone GroES yields the protein MGVRPLHDRILVRRMAEEEKTAGGLFIPDTAKEKPQKGEIIATGKGRITEDGKVLPLEVKVGDKVLFSKYAGTELKLEGAEYLMMREEDILGVFQ from the coding sequence ATTGGCGTACGTCCACTTCACGACAGAATTCTTGTTCGCAGAATGGCGGAAGAAGAAAAAACTGCTGGCGGTCTATTCATCCCAGACACAGCAAAAGAAAAACCACAAAAAGGTGAAATCATCGCAACTGGTAAAGGCCGTATCACTGAAGACGGAAAAGTTCTTCCTCTTGAAGTGAAAGTTGGCGACAAAGTTCTTTTCTCTAAATACGCAGGAACTGAGTTGAAACTTGAAGGCGCTGAATACTTGATGATGCGCGAAGAAGACATCTTGGGTGTTTTCCAATAA
- the groL gene encoding chaperonin GroEL (60 kDa chaperone family; promotes refolding of misfolded polypeptides especially under stressful conditions; forms two stacked rings of heptamers to form a barrel-shaped 14mer; ends can be capped by GroES; misfolded proteins enter the barrel where they are refolded when GroES binds): MSKVLTFSEDARAHILKGVNTLANAVKVTLGPKGRNVVIDKSFGSPLITKDGVTVAKEIELENKFENMGAQMVKEVASKTNDEAGDGTTTATVLAQAIYREGAKLVSAGHNPMSIKRGIDKAVAIVIDELKAMSKPVKGSNEVAQVGAISANNDKEIGQMLADAMDKVGKEGVITIEESKTAKTEVTVVEGMQFDRGYLSPYFVTNAERMEAVLENAYVLVYDKKISSMKDMISILEGVAKQGRQLLIIAEDVDGEALATLVVNKLRGTLHICAVKAPGFGDRRKAMLEDIAILTGAKVISEDIGRKLEQATIADLGIAKRIVVDKDNTTIIDGAGKKADITGRVSAIKAQIEETSSDYDKEKLKERLAKLAGGVAVIHVGAPSEVEMKEKKHRVEDALNATRAAVEEGIVAGGGTALLRASQKVDKSKFSEEESFGATIIKRACEEPIRQISANAGLDGAIVLDRILQNKSASWGFNAYSDEYTDLIKDGVIDPVKVVRCALTNAASVSSLMLTTETMIAEAPKKDAPMAAPGGHGMGGMGGMGDMM; this comes from the coding sequence ATGTCTAAGGTATTAACATTCTCAGAAGACGCTCGCGCGCACATCTTGAAAGGTGTGAACACTCTTGCGAACGCAGTAAAAGTAACTTTGGGACCAAAAGGTCGTAACGTTGTTATCGACAAATCTTTCGGTTCACCATTGATCACTAAAGACGGTGTAACTGTTGCTAAAGAAATCGAATTGGAAAACAAATTCGAAAACATGGGCGCTCAAATGGTTAAAGAAGTTGCTTCTAAAACTAATGATGAGGCTGGTGACGGTACTACGACTGCAACTGTTTTGGCTCAAGCGATCTACCGCGAAGGTGCTAAACTTGTTTCTGCAGGTCACAACCCAATGTCTATCAAACGCGGTATCGACAAAGCAGTAGCTATCGTTATCGACGAATTGAAAGCAATGTCTAAACCAGTAAAAGGTTCTAACGAAGTTGCACAAGTTGGTGCGATCTCTGCAAACAATGACAAAGAAATCGGTCAAATGTTGGCAGACGCTATGGACAAAGTTGGTAAAGAAGGCGTTATCACTATCGAAGAATCTAAAACTGCAAAAACTGAAGTGACTGTAGTTGAAGGTATGCAATTCGATCGTGGTTACTTGTCTCCATACTTCGTAACTAACGCAGAAAGAATGGAAGCAGTTCTAGAAAACGCTTACGTTCTAGTTTACGACAAAAAAATCTCTTCAATGAAAGACATGATCTCTATTCTTGAAGGCGTTGCTAAGCAAGGTCGTCAATTGTTGATCATCGCTGAAGATGTTGACGGTGAAGCACTAGCAACTTTGGTTGTTAATAAATTGCGCGGCACTCTTCACATCTGTGCTGTTAAAGCTCCTGGCTTCGGTGACCGTCGTAAAGCTATGCTTGAAGACATCGCGATCTTGACTGGCGCGAAAGTGATCTCTGAAGACATCGGTCGCAAACTTGAGCAAGCTACTATCGCTGATCTTGGTATCGCGAAACGTATCGTTGTAGATAAAGACAACACAACAATCATCGATGGCGCTGGTAAAAAAGCTGACATCACTGGCCGTGTTTCTGCTATCAAAGCTCAAATCGAAGAAACTTCTTCTGACTACGATAAAGAAAAATTGAAAGAGCGTTTGGCTAAATTGGCTGGCGGCGTAGCTGTCATCCACGTTGGTGCTCCTTCTGAAGTAGAGATGAAAGAGAAAAAACACCGCGTAGAAGACGCTTTGAACGCGACTCGCGCTGCGGTTGAAGAAGGTATCGTAGCTGGTGGTGGTACTGCTTTGCTTCGCGCTTCTCAAAAAGTTGATAAATCAAAATTCTCTGAAGAAGAGTCTTTCGGTGCAACTATCATCAAACGCGCTTGTGAAGAGCCAATTCGTCAAATCTCTGCAAATGCTGGTTTGGATGGCGCGATCGTTTTGGATCGTATCCTTCAAAACAAATCTGCTTCTTGGGGTTTCAACGCATACTCTGACGAATACACTGACCTAATCAAAGACGGTGTTATCGATCCAGTTAAAGTTGTTCGTTGCGCTCTAACTAACGCAGCATCTGTATCTTCTTTGATGCTTACTACAGAGACTATGATCGCTGAAGCACCTAAGAAAGACGCTCCAATGGCAGCTCCAGGCGGCCATGGCATGGGGGGTATGGGTGGCATGGGCGACATGATGTAA